The Verrucomicrobium spinosum DSM 4136 = JCM 18804 DNA segment CCATCTTGATGACCTCCATCGCCTTCATCGCCGGGGTGTTCCCCCTGGTGGTGGCCACAGGGGCCGGTGCGGAGATGCGCCACGCCATGGGCGTGGCCGTGTTTGCCGGGATGATTGGCGTGACCGTTTTTGGTCTCTTCCTCACCCCGATCTTCTATGTGGTGCTGGAGAAGCTCGGCGTGAAGAAGCCGGCGGTCGCCCCTGTGGTGACGCCGTCCCATGGCGGCCCTGATTCGGCGACTGCCCACGCCTAATGGAGTGGGTGAACCTCCTGGAGACGCAAGGAGAACCGCCCGGCCGCCTGATCTTCATGGATCGTCCGGCTCCGACTCCGCCGACTTCTGCCTGGAGCCGATGGCTGCCCTGGCGTCGCGGCGGGAACGGTGCTGCGGGTGGCGACGAGTGGGGGCCCCGTGAGGGAACGCTGCCGGATCGTGTGGAGCACTACCATCAGCTTTTGGATTCCTGGACGCCGCGCCCGGTCGCCAGTGAGATCCATCTGGTGCTGTCCACCGGCTTCAAGGACCCGGAGGCTGTGGCGTCAGGGTGGAAGTGGCTCGCCCTGGGCGGGCTTCATCTGCATGCGGTTTCTGGAAATCACCACACCTACATTCGCGATGAGAGTGCCCCCACGGTGAAGGTCTTGAACCAGCTCATCTGACGGGCGCTACCACCAGGCGGTGGCCACATGGTGGGGATCGGCAATGGCCCGCCAGAAGACGGTTCGCCCGTAGTTCGTCAGGGCGGTCTGCTGGCAGAAGTCGATCTCCACCTCCGTGAATTCCAGGAAGACCCTGGCCGTGGGATAGACTGCCTTGAAGACCGCCTCTTTGATGCAGAACAAGAGCTTGCCCGTGCTCTGTCCAGCTTGGATCGCCGCTTGTTCCCGCTGGCTGGCGATCATGGGGAGCAGTCCGTCATCCAGGGGTATGGCGGGTTCGATGTCCACCCCCAAGCCCGAGCAGGTGCCATTCGTGGCGGCGGTCACTGCCACGGCCAGGCTGTCATCGTGTGCCATGGAACCCAACACTCCAGGTGGCCAGAGGGGCATGCCTTTGGGGCCGCGAGGGATCTCCGCCGTGGGGAATCCCATTTGAGCGCAGAGTGCCTTGGCAAGACGTCGGGCCGCCCCGCTGGCCCGTTTGACTGCGGGCACGGCACGCTCCCGGCCGACGAGTTCCAGCGCCGTCAGACTGGCACCATCCGCGTCTCGGATGCGATCGATCCGGCCTGCCGCGCCGGGGGGCAGCAGGGCGGCGAGTTGCAGGTTCAATCGCAAAAGCAAGGCGTCGTCCATGACTTCTGAGGGAGTTACTTAGCGGCTTTCCGGTTTCGTTGCCAGTGTGAACAATTTGGTTGCACCTGCAGGGCGGCGACCGAATGCTGAATGGCTGCTTGACCCATGCGACTGCTCCCGCCGGTATCTTTCTCTCGCGCCGCTTTGCTTGGCCTTGTCTGTGCCGGGCTGGCCGCCTGCACGACTGGACCTGAACTGGCCAGCCTCACGCGGGCGGTGCGGCCACTGCAAGTCACGACTGTGGCTGAGGGCCCGGTGACCCCGCTGCCGTTGCCTCCAGAGACGCTTACGGCGTACCACAAGGCAGTGCGGGAGATGGTGGTGTGGTATGACGCACTGCCTCCAGAGCGCAAAGTGGCCGAGTGTGAGAGGCTTGGCATCCAGGTGGTGATCGATCCCTGCGCGGAAAAGGGGGTGCACCGGTTCACGCCTTCCGATGAGTTTCGCACGGGGCTCTTGGACCAGTATCACACCCGGCCCGGGGTAGGGGTGCCGGTGGTGGCCTGGCGGCCAAACGACGGCACGGGCCGGTTGGACAATCACCGTCCTCCAGAGGGGCTCTCTGCGCCCTATACGGCGGTGGTGTTGCCAGCAGGGGAGGGGAGGTGGACGCTGCGTTTCGTGAATCCGGTTGAGCACTCGACGTTGGAGATCGGGGGCAAGGCCGTGACCGTGGCGGCTAACTACTCAGCCCCCATTGCGCAGCTGGTGGAGAAAGCGAAGCCCCTCGCCCGCAGCGGCTTCGGTGGCATGTTGTCCCCCACCAAAAGCAAGCGGCGGGAAAAGCTCTACCTCATGGAGCCCTATGATCCGAAGAAAATCCCGCTTCTCATGGTGCACGGGTTGCAATCCACCCCGGTCGCCTTCATCAACCTGACGAATGACCTTCAGTCCGATCCCATGGTGCGGCGGCGCTACCAGATCTGGCACTATCACTACCCCACCGGGACCCCGGTGCTGCTCAATGCCGCCAACTTTCGCCAAGTGCTTTCCTCGACCCTGAAGGAGATTGACCCGCAGGGTGACGACTTCGCCACGAACCATCTTGTCGTCATCGGCCACAGCATGGGGGGCATCCTGACCCACACGCTGGTCTCCGAGCCCGGCTACAAGCTCTGGGATGCAGTCATCAACGTCCGCCCCGACAAGGTCAAGATGCCGCCTGAATCGCTGGCCCAGCTCAAGGGCGTGTTTCTCTTTCACCGCGATCCCCGGGTGAAGCGGGTGGTGTTCATCTCCGTGCCGCACCGGGGCAGCACGTGGGCGGACAACTTTGTGGGTGATCTGGGGCAGACGCTGTTCCGCCCGGATCGCAAGGTCACGGATGTGTTCGGGCATCTGGTCGAGGTCCAGCGGGAGGTTGTGCATCCCTTCGTGGTGGGGCTCTATGACGAGGGCAAGTTCAGCTCCATCCGCACCCTCTCGGCCAGCAGTCCCTCCCTGCAGATGCTGGCCACCCTTCCTCCAGAGGTGCCGTTCCACAGCATCATCGGCCAGAAGGGGGCCGGTCCGCTGGATCTGGGTAGTGACGGCATTGTCACCTACAAGAGCAGCCACCTGGACGGAGCCGAGTCTGAACTGGTCGTACGCTCCGGCCACAATTCCTTCCGCAAACAGGAGGCTGTGGCGGAGATCAAACGCATCCTGTATGAACACTTGAGAAAATCGGGTTCTTGAGGGCATCCTGGCGCGGCATCAGCTTCGATACGTCATTCCGGAACATGAAAGCCACGCGCATCTACACCGGCACCGATGGTCTTACCCACTTTGACGAGGTGGAGGTCCCGCTGACCGATGGGGGGCCCATCGGTCGGCTTTCGGAAGTCCTCCCCGCCTCTGGCATCATCTTTCGCGAGACGGACGGCACGTATGACTACGACTGGCACCCAGCGCCCCGGAAACAATGGCTCGTGATGTTGGATGGTCGTATCTCGCTTGAGACCGGCGATGGAGAGACGCGGGAGTTCGCGGGCGGCAGCATCCTGTTGCTGGAAGACGTCACGGGTCGCGGTCATCGCACACGACAGCTGAGCCCCGGCGTCCGGCGCTCCCTTTTCATCCCCATCTCCTAAACTCCCCGCAGAACGCACCCATGAGCCATCCCGTCACCGGCATCCACCATGTCACGGCCATTGCCAGTGATCCCCAGCGCAACATCGACTTCTATGCCGGCTTGCTGGGACTTCGGCTGGTGAAGCGGACGGTGAACTTCGACGATCCCTCTGCTTATCATTTGTACTACGGGGATGCATCCGGCTCACCGGGCAGCATTGTCACCTTCTTCTACTGGCCGGGCATGGGATCTCAGGGGCAGGTCGGTGCCGGGCAGATGACGGCCATCACCTTTTCCGCGGCACCCGCTGCTCTCGACTACTGGGCAGACCGGCTTTCGCGAAATGGGGTGAGCGTAGAACGCAGGACCCGGTTTGAGGAAGAAACACTCGCGTTCAGCGATCCCGACGGCATCCCGCTGGAGATCGTGGCGGTGGCAGAGGACACCCGGCCGGGG contains these protein-coding regions:
- a CDS encoding esterase/lipase family protein; this translates as MRLLPPVSFSRAALLGLVCAGLAACTTGPELASLTRAVRPLQVTTVAEGPVTPLPLPPETLTAYHKAVREMVVWYDALPPERKVAECERLGIQVVIDPCAEKGVHRFTPSDEFRTGLLDQYHTRPGVGVPVVAWRPNDGTGRLDNHRPPEGLSAPYTAVVLPAGEGRWTLRFVNPVEHSTLEIGGKAVTVAANYSAPIAQLVEKAKPLARSGFGGMLSPTKSKRREKLYLMEPYDPKKIPLLMVHGLQSTPVAFINLTNDLQSDPMVRRRYQIWHYHYPTGTPVLLNAANFRQVLSSTLKEIDPQGDDFATNHLVVIGHSMGGILTHTLVSEPGYKLWDAVINVRPDKVKMPPESLAQLKGVFLFHRDPRVKRVVFISVPHRGSTWADNFVGDLGQTLFRPDRKVTDVFGHLVEVQREVVHPFVVGLYDEGKFSSIRTLSASSPSLQMLATLPPEVPFHSIIGQKGAGPLDLGSDGIVTYKSSHLDGAESELVVRSGHNSFRKQEAVAEIKRILYEHLRKSGS
- a CDS encoding 4'-phosphopantetheinyl transferase family protein; protein product: MDDALLLRLNLQLAALLPPGAAGRIDRIRDADGASLTALELVGRERAVPAVKRASGAARRLAKALCAQMGFPTAEIPRGPKGMPLWPPGVLGSMAHDDSLAVAVTAATNGTCSGLGVDIEPAIPLDDGLLPMIASQREQAAIQAGQSTGKLLFCIKEAVFKAVYPTARVFLEFTEVEIDFCQQTALTNYGRTVFWRAIADPHHVATAWW